A genome region from Coprococcus phoceensis includes the following:
- a CDS encoding DUF1893 domain-containing protein → MNDRLEQAVALLKEKQVSCVIWIDGKEPILSDEIGIKPLMKELRKERHAFEHGVIADKVVGKAAALMAILGGAKAVYGQVLSESAEKILQIYGIEYAYEEKVPYIENRTKTGQCPLEESVISVDDPEKAFEVLEETIAGLMRKNFQRPAK, encoded by the coding sequence TTGAACGATAGATTAGAACAGGCGGTAGCACTTTTAAAAGAAAAGCAAGTGAGCTGTGTCATATGGATAGATGGAAAGGAACCGATTCTTTCGGATGAAATCGGGATTAAACCGCTGATGAAAGAACTTCGAAAAGAAAGACATGCCTTTGAGCACGGCGTGATCGCGGATAAGGTTGTAGGAAAAGCGGCGGCGCTTATGGCTATTTTAGGTGGTGCAAAGGCAGTTTACGGGCAGGTTTTAAGTGAAAGTGCAGAAAAAATCCTACAGATATATGGGATTGAATACGCTTATGAAGAAAAGGTTCCCTACATTGAAAACCGCACAAAAACGGGACAATGTCCATTGGAAGAGTCGGTGATTTCTGTGGATGATCCAGAAAAAGCATTTGAAGTGTTGGAGGAAACGATTGCAGGACTGATGAGAAAGAACTTCCAAAGACCGGCGAAATAG
- a CDS encoding 4Fe-4S dicluster domain-containing protein, with protein MIPQNPEAFSYLAEGTDLTVPQAALRFVASHKEITITLAGCTTKAHVDDAVKAVENLEERPAKEIVKLYEDKGVALNNLCTGCAYCKGCPKEIEIPKFMDAYNQQILTGKETAAKERLNNHWGLDAKNAAECIACGKCERACTQHLPIIERLKEIASK; from the coding sequence ATGATTCCACAGAATCCGGAAGCATTTTCGTATCTGGCAGAAGGAACTGATCTGACTGTACCGCAGGCAGCGCTTCGGTTTGTGGCATCCCATAAGGAAATTACGATTACACTTGCCGGATGTACGACAAAAGCACATGTGGATGATGCAGTAAAAGCGGTAGAAAACTTAGAGGAACGTCCGGCAAAAGAGATCGTAAAATTGTATGAGGACAAGGGAGTTGCACTGAACAATCTCTGCACAGGATGCGCTTACTGCAAAGGCTGTCCGAAGGAAATCGAGATTCCAAAATTCATGGACGCCTATAATCAGCAGATTTTGACGGGAAAGGAGACAGCGGCAAAAGAGCGTCTGAACAATCACTGGGGACTGGATGCAAAGAACGCAGCCGAATGTATCGCATGTGGGAAATGTGAGCGCGCATGCACACAGCATCTGCCAATCATTGAACGATTGAAAGAGATTGCATCAAAATAA
- a CDS encoding aldo/keto reductase, with amino-acid sequence MYYKQYGNTDMKVSAIGLGTMRYDEEDIAAGRLEKCAEIPLYAFEKGINYWDTAPFYCDDKSEIVTGIALSQVKRSDVYVTSKTNFNTIGQNPTRDDFRRRLEMSLQRLQTDYIDFYHMWCMLNLESWERHMEVIYRFFEEAKAEGLIRNIVFSSHMEGNDIEKVVETGKFKGMLIGYSALNYRFRLRLAVE; translated from the coding sequence ATGTATTATAAACAATATGGAAATACTGATATGAAAGTGTCCGCAATCGGACTTGGAACGATGCGCTATGATGAGGAAGATATTGCTGCGGGAAGACTGGAAAAATGTGCGGAGATTCCGTTGTATGCATTTGAGAAGGGCATTAACTACTGGGATACCGCACCATTTTATTGTGATGATAAAAGTGAGATTGTGACGGGAATCGCACTCTCTCAGGTGAAAAGAAGTGATGTTTATGTGACATCTAAGACGAATTTTAATACGATTGGTCAGAACCCTACGAGAGATGATTTCCGCAGAAGACTGGAGATGTCGTTGCAACGCCTTCAGACAGACTACATTGATTTTTATCATATGTGGTGTATGTTGAATCTGGAATCCTGGGAGAGACATATGGAAGTGATCTACCGATTTTTTGAGGAGGCAAAGGCGGAAGGACTGATTCGAAATATTGTTTTTTCTTCTCATATGGAGGGAAATGATATTGAGAAAGTGGTAGAGACCGGAAAATTCAAAGGGATGCTGATAGGATATAGTGCATTGAATTATCGATTCCGCCTCCGCTTGGCGGTGGAATGA
- a CDS encoding ECF transporter S component, translated as MMTEERTKANVRVLKLAYGGLLVALGILLPQAFHIFGQNAGMIFLPIQIPVLFAGMLLGPYYGGLIGILVPLFSSVLTGMPPVPKVYFMFAELMAYGIVTGWMIKKTNVYASLLTAMILGRAAYGISLIVGAQFLHIQAPFLNRAAFLSGIVSGVPGMLIQIVILPVLYLTLKRGGLTFER; from the coding sequence ATGATGACAGAAGAGAGAACAAAAGCGAATGTCAGAGTGTTGAAACTGGCGTATGGCGGGCTGCTTGTGGCACTTGGAATTTTGCTGCCGCAGGCGTTCCATATTTTCGGACAGAATGCAGGAATGATTTTTTTACCGATACAGATTCCGGTACTGTTTGCAGGGATGTTGCTTGGACCGTATTATGGAGGACTGATCGGAATTCTGGTACCTCTTTTCAGTTCTGTACTGACAGGGATGCCACCGGTGCCGAAGGTTTATTTTATGTTTGCGGAGTTGATGGCATACGGGATTGTGACCGGATGGATGATTAAGAAAACAAATGTATATGCAAGTCTCCTTACGGCAATGATTTTAGGGAGAGCGGCGTATGGTATTTCTTTAATCGTGGGAGCGCAGTTTTTGCATATACAGGCGCCCTTCCTAAATCGGGCGGCATTTTTATCGGGGATTGTCTCCGGAGTACCGGGAATGCTGATTCAGATTGTGATTCTTCCGGTATTGTACCTGACGTTAAAGCGAGGAGGTCTGACATTTGAACGATAG